From the genome of Monomorium pharaonis isolate MP-MQ-018 chromosome 2, ASM1337386v2, whole genome shotgun sequence, one region includes:
- the LOC105839301 gene encoding tetraspanin-7, whose protein sequence is MSKRLETVATMTCMKMLLMLFNFVFWASGVLMLCIGIWMRLQLRDYMNMSVQGSGAALLALACLGAVLTVAAVLACCCTARGHPALLYLYGAFLAVVALLELGAGASVYAYRASLNEGFDQGLNESMAAYGQDNSKSSHIDTMQSTLHCCGNRGYADWLTLEPPKDIPLSCCKVPQDKCEPRNLEDIYTEGCYNRVLDFINSNIGVVAGTAIGVAFFPLVGIFLACCLASNINKAEYEQVA, encoded by the exons ATGAGCAAACGACTGGAAACCGTAGCCACGATGACCTGCATGAAGATGCTGCTGATGCTCTTCAATTTCGTCTTCTGG GCGTCTGGAGTGTTGATGCTATGCATCGGCATATGGATGCGCCTCCAGCTGCGGGATTACATGAACATGAGCGTGCAAGGCAGTGGGGCCGCTTTGCTAGCACTCGCGTGCTTAGGCGCGGTGTTGACCGTCGCTGCGGTTCTCGCCTGTTGCTGCACCGCGCGGGGTCATCCTGCTCTACTCTATTTG TACGGCGCGTTCCTGGCTGTTGTGGCGTTGCTAGAACTTGGCGCGGGCGCGTCTGTTTATGCTTACCGCGCGAGTTTGAACGAGGGATTCGATCAAGGCTTGAACGAGAGCATGGCAGCTTACGGGCAAGACAACTCCAAGAGCAGTCACATCGATACTATGCAATCGACT TTGCACTGCTGTGGCAATCGCGGGTATGCCGATTGGCTCACTCTGGAACCACCAAAGGATATTCCTTTGTCCTGCTGCAAGGTGCCTCAGGATAAGTGCGAACCGCGGAACCTAGAAGACATTTATACTGAG GGATGCTACAATCGTGTACTGGACTTCATAAATAGCAACATCGGTGTTGTGGCTGGTACGGCGATCGGTGTAGCCTTTTTCCCATTAGTCGGCATCTTCCTAGCATGCTGCCTAGCCAGTAATATCAATAAGGCCGAGTACGAGCAGGTTGCTTAG
- the LOC105839296 gene encoding E3 ubiquitin-protein ligase RNF25 isoform X1, translating into MSDTIVDERVTDEIEALKAILLDNELNIKENDRGEPECIETILFPSTGEDSQSQYVCVTLIVRLPLGYPDVSPTISLRNPRGLDEDTVKLMQSDAEAKCKDFIGQPVMFELIELIREHLTRSNLPTDQCAVCLYGFREGDEFTKTECYHYFHSHCLAAHVAAAEKYYREEQEKLPQWQQDTTNKFQAICPVCRESINCDVESLWSAPPPIDVEAATDFSVTAELRELQKHMAALYLRQQQRGGIIDLEAEGVKMLVRTEDDPAAAAEVSPPGTSLNAYSNTTTMQSVTQVQHSKQSTHQSQNHHSQYQSRQHNHGHNNHGHRHRGRGRAHYRRHFDKVRQTEATPR; encoded by the exons ATGTCGGACACGATTGTGGATGAACG AGTGACTGATGAGATTGAAGCATTGAAAGCAATTTTATTGGATAATGAGCTCAACATCAAGGAAAATGATAG AGGAGAGCCGGAATGTATCGAGACGATATTGTTTCCATCAACCGGCGAGGATTCACAATCACAATATGTTTGTGTCACACTAATTGTACGATTACCCTTGGGTTATCCCGATGTCTCGCCTACTATCAGTCTAAGAAACCCAAGAGGATTGGACGAAGATACAGTAAAGCTGATGCAATCCGATGCTGAGGCCAAATGCAAGGATTTCATAGGTCAGCCAGTCATGTTTGAATTAATCGAG TTAATACGAGAACACCTGACGAGAAGCAATCTTCCCACCGATCAGTGCGCTGTATGCTTGTACGGCTTCCGCGAGGGGGATGAATTTACAAAGACGGAATGTTATCACTATTTTCATTCTCACTGCTTGGCGGCACACGTGGCCGCTGCCGAGAAATATTACAgggaagaacaagaaaaattaccGCAATGGCAACAAGATACTACAAACAAATTCCAA GCTATATGCCCCGTTTGTCGGGAATCTATTAACTGCGATGTTGAAAGTTTATGGTCGGCACCGCCACCGATCGATGTCGAAGCTGCCACTGATTTTTCTGTTACTGCCGAACTGAGAGAACTGCAGAAACACATGGCCGCTCTGTACCTGCGACAGCAACAACGGGGCGGCATAATCGATCTGGAGGCCGAAGGTGTTAAGATGTTAGTGAGAACGGAGGACGATCCCGCCGCTGCTGCGGAAGTTAGTCCTCCTGGCACGAGCTTAAATGCATATTCAAATACCACTACTATGCAATCAGTTACTCAAGTG CAGCACTCAAAGCAGTCGACGCATCAGTCACAAAACCATCATTCACAGTATCAATCGCGTCAGCACAATCACGGGCACAACAATCACGGTCATCGGCACCGAGGACGCGGTCGAGCCCATTACCGGCGTCACTTTGACAAAGTCAGGCAGACAGAAGCTACTCCCAGATGA
- the LOC105839296 gene encoding E3 ubiquitin-protein ligase RNF25 isoform X2: MSDTIVDERVTDEIEALKAILLDNELNIKENDRGEPECIETILFPSTGEDSQSQYVCVTLIVRLPLGYPDVSPTISLRNPRGLDEDTVKLMQSDAEAKCKDFIGQPVMFELIELIREHLTRSNLPTDQCAVCLYGFREGDEFTKTECYHYFHSHCLAAHVAAAEKYYREEQEKLPQWQQDTTNKFQAICPVCRESINCDVESLWSAPPPIDVEAATDFSVTAELRELQKHMAALYLRQQQRGGIIDLEAEGVKMLVRTEDDPAAAAEVSPPGTSLNAYSNTTTMQSVTQVHSKQSTHQSQNHHSQYQSRQHNHGHNNHGHRHRGRGRAHYRRHFDKVRQTEATPR, encoded by the exons ATGTCGGACACGATTGTGGATGAACG AGTGACTGATGAGATTGAAGCATTGAAAGCAATTTTATTGGATAATGAGCTCAACATCAAGGAAAATGATAG AGGAGAGCCGGAATGTATCGAGACGATATTGTTTCCATCAACCGGCGAGGATTCACAATCACAATATGTTTGTGTCACACTAATTGTACGATTACCCTTGGGTTATCCCGATGTCTCGCCTACTATCAGTCTAAGAAACCCAAGAGGATTGGACGAAGATACAGTAAAGCTGATGCAATCCGATGCTGAGGCCAAATGCAAGGATTTCATAGGTCAGCCAGTCATGTTTGAATTAATCGAG TTAATACGAGAACACCTGACGAGAAGCAATCTTCCCACCGATCAGTGCGCTGTATGCTTGTACGGCTTCCGCGAGGGGGATGAATTTACAAAGACGGAATGTTATCACTATTTTCATTCTCACTGCTTGGCGGCACACGTGGCCGCTGCCGAGAAATATTACAgggaagaacaagaaaaattaccGCAATGGCAACAAGATACTACAAACAAATTCCAA GCTATATGCCCCGTTTGTCGGGAATCTATTAACTGCGATGTTGAAAGTTTATGGTCGGCACCGCCACCGATCGATGTCGAAGCTGCCACTGATTTTTCTGTTACTGCCGAACTGAGAGAACTGCAGAAACACATGGCCGCTCTGTACCTGCGACAGCAACAACGGGGCGGCATAATCGATCTGGAGGCCGAAGGTGTTAAGATGTTAGTGAGAACGGAGGACGATCCCGCCGCTGCTGCGGAAGTTAGTCCTCCTGGCACGAGCTTAAATGCATATTCAAATACCACTACTATGCAATCAGTTACTCAAGTG CACTCAAAGCAGTCGACGCATCAGTCACAAAACCATCATTCACAGTATCAATCGCGTCAGCACAATCACGGGCACAACAATCACGGTCATCGGCACCGAGGACGCGGTCGAGCCCATTACCGGCGTCACTTTGACAAAGTCAGGCAGACAGAAGCTACTCCCAGATGA
- the LOC105839297 gene encoding uncharacterized protein LOC105839297: MMYKKPPLLYAYRTLHRRFPRHPVHADMNLTFALSCMMAVMWLFCGRCRAAPGFTGIRRNLGNRPHIRGYAVEGLVKDLVEDLVGEDEDNLRLSKRQQLDDYGHMRFGKRSNGDDEEYGHSRFGRNIEK, encoded by the exons ATGATGTATAAAAAGCCACCGCTTCTTTACGCTTATCGCACACTCCATCGTCGATTTCCTCGACATCCGGTACACGCAG ACATGAATCTGACCTTTGCGTTATCCTGCATGATGGCAGTCATGTGGTTGTTCTGTGGAAGATGTAGAGCAGCTCCTGGATTCACTGGAATCCGTCGCAACTTAGGAAATCGTCCACATATCCGCGG ATACGCCGTGGAAGGCCTCGTAAAGGACCTCGTGGAGGATCTCGTCGGCGAAGACGAAGATAATTTGCGACTTAGCAAGCGTCAGCAATTAGACGATTACGGACACATGAGATTCGGCAAGCGGTCCAACGGCGACGACGAAGAGTACGGGCATTCGCGATTCGGCagaaatatcgaaaaatag
- the LOC118644340 gene encoding phosphatidylinositol 4-phosphate 5-kinase 8-like: MMEGEGIYTWHNGVQYKGQFEQNKIQGRGLLKWNNNCWYEGDFVHGLRHGKGILVDKENNRIYIGQWYMDHNV; encoded by the exons ATGATGGAAGGAGAAGGAATATATACATGGCATAACGGTGTACAATATAAG ggtCAATTTGAACAGAATAAAATTCAAGGGCGAGGTCTTCTGAAGTGGAACAATAATTGTTGGTATGAAGGCGATTTTGTGCATGGTCTTCGACATGGCAAAGGTATCCTGGTAGACAAAGAAAACAATCGCATATACATCGGACAATGGTACATGGAtcacaatgtttaa